From the genome of Streptomyces sp. NBC_01260, one region includes:
- a CDS encoding bifunctional DNA primase/polymerase codes for MGADFGRGRGSESKFSHWLRRRPKPQQSEVDGTAREALLLAVAEAGMPIAPAAHPVGYRCSCERMGCPTPARHPISFAWQTQSTTDRSQIERWAGSQPQANFITATGMIHDVLDVPLSAGAQALERLLAAGIEVGPVARSGDDRMLFFTATRGTPEDEDEWWPCELDCHPETMDEHPGLRWHCRGSYVLLPPARLPGELDVRWLRGPENPLPDPLTLLETLTDACARFVGSAEQSDVDHESVAWPLSR; via the coding sequence TGCGCCGACGACCCAAACCGCAGCAGAGCGAGGTCGACGGCACCGCACGGGAGGCACTGCTCCTGGCTGTCGCCGAGGCCGGAATGCCGATTGCGCCCGCCGCCCATCCGGTCGGCTACCGGTGTTCGTGCGAACGCATGGGCTGTCCCACTCCCGCCAGGCATCCGATCTCGTTCGCCTGGCAGACGCAGTCCACCACCGACCGGTCCCAGATCGAGCGCTGGGCCGGCAGCCAGCCGCAGGCCAACTTCATCACGGCGACCGGCATGATCCACGATGTTCTCGACGTCCCGCTGTCGGCCGGTGCGCAGGCGCTGGAACGGCTGCTCGCCGCCGGTATCGAGGTGGGCCCGGTGGCCCGGTCCGGCGACGACCGGATGCTCTTCTTCACGGCGACGCGGGGTACGCCGGAGGACGAGGACGAGTGGTGGCCGTGCGAGCTGGACTGCCACCCCGAGACGATGGACGAGCACCCCGGGCTGCGATGGCACTGCCGTGGCAGCTATGTGCTGCTGCCGCCCGCGCGGCTTCCGGGTGAGCTGGATGTGCGGTGGCTGCGGGGGCCGGAGAATCCGCTGCCGGATCCGCTCACGCTGCTGGAGACGCTGACCGATGCGTGTGCGCGGTTCGTCGGCTCCGCGGAGCAGAGTGATGTCGACCATGAGTCGGTGGCCTGGCCGCTGAGCCGGTAG
- the efeU gene encoding iron uptake transporter permease EfeU, which yields MFSNFLIGLREGLEASLVVCILIAYLVKTGNRNKLLPIWVGVGIAIVVSLAFGAGLEFGSQEMTFKAQEALGGSLSILSVGLVTWMVFWMRRTARHLKSELHGKLDAALAMGTGALVATALLAVGREGLETSLFVWRAVHAADDGWHPMIGAVLGIAAAVVLGWLFYRGALKINLAKFFTWTGGMLVVVAAGVLAYGVHDLQEAEFLGGLQNRAFDISATIPPDSWYGTLLKGTFNFQPDPTVLQITVWALYLIPTLALFLAPVGFARSVGATDQKAQKATDEKSEAGSAGDGTRGGDGPEHDGERVRDGARRAGSRAGGDEI from the coding sequence GTGTTCAGTAACTTCCTGATCGGCCTGCGCGAGGGCCTTGAGGCCAGCCTGGTCGTCTGCATTCTCATCGCGTATCTGGTGAAGACGGGCAACCGGAACAAGCTGCTGCCGATCTGGGTCGGTGTCGGCATCGCGATCGTCGTCAGCCTGGCGTTCGGCGCGGGGCTCGAATTCGGCTCCCAGGAGATGACGTTCAAGGCGCAGGAGGCGCTCGGCGGTTCGCTGTCGATCCTCTCGGTCGGCCTGGTCACCTGGATGGTCTTCTGGATGCGGCGCACCGCCCGGCACCTGAAGTCGGAGCTGCACGGCAAGCTCGACGCGGCGCTCGCGATGGGTACCGGCGCACTCGTCGCCACGGCGCTCCTCGCGGTGGGCCGGGAGGGCCTGGAGACCTCGCTGTTCGTGTGGCGCGCGGTGCACGCGGCGGACGACGGCTGGCATCCGATGATCGGTGCGGTGCTGGGCATCGCCGCCGCGGTGGTGCTGGGCTGGCTGTTCTACCGCGGTGCGCTGAAGATCAACCTGGCGAAGTTCTTCACCTGGACCGGCGGCATGCTGGTGGTCGTCGCGGCGGGTGTGCTCGCCTACGGTGTGCACGATCTCCAGGAGGCCGAGTTCCTCGGCGGTCTGCAGAACCGGGCGTTCGACATCAGCGCCACGATTCCGCCGGACAGCTGGTACGGCACGCTGCTGAAGGGCACCTTCAACTTCCAGCCCGATCCGACTGTTCTTCAGATCACGGTGTGGGCGCTGTATCTGATCCCCACACTCGCACTGTTCCTCGCCCCGGTAGGGTTCGCACGGTCAGTGGGGGCGACGGATCAGAAGGCGCAGAAAGCAACGGATGAGAAGTCTGAGGCCGGTTCGGCTGGCGACGGGACTCGCGGCGGCGACGGTCCTGAGCATGACGGCGAGCGGGTGCGTGACGGTGCACGGCGAGCTGGAAGTCGTGCCGGCGGCGACGAGATCTGA
- the efeB gene encoding iron uptake transporter deferrochelatase/peroxidase subunit, translating into MSEETQNTAADAEGPDSGAPAAQGPGGAPSRRALLGWGGAGLALGAVAAGGAVAAVRSDDTQVPAADSGAAVPFHGAHQAGIATAVQDRLHFAAFDVTTKDRAELVALLKEWTRAAERMTAGHAVGDGAYGGLAEAPPDDTGEALGLKPSRLTLTIGFGPSLFAKGRFGLEDKRPDALVDLPRFPGDNLDAARSGGDLCVQACADDPQVAVHAIRNLARIGMGRTAIRWSQLGFGKTSSTTPGAQTPRNMMGFKDGTRNIAGTDTAALDEHVWVGGKDRAGWMTGGSYLVARRIRMHIETWDRAPLQEQEDVFGRDKGEGAPVGKAKERDEPFLKAMLPTAHVRLAHPDSNAGATILRRGYSFTDGTDGLGRLDAGLFFLAYQRDTRKAFVPLQRRLAAHDALNEYIQHVGSAHFAVPPGVRDKDDWWGRALFS; encoded by the coding sequence ATGTCCGAGGAGACGCAGAACACGGCCGCCGACGCCGAGGGCCCGGATTCCGGGGCCCCGGCGGCGCAGGGCCCCGGCGGCGCACCCTCCAGGCGGGCGCTGCTCGGCTGGGGCGGCGCCGGACTCGCACTGGGCGCGGTGGCGGCCGGAGGTGCCGTCGCCGCGGTCCGTTCCGACGACACACAGGTCCCGGCCGCGGACAGTGGCGCGGCGGTGCCGTTCCACGGTGCGCACCAGGCCGGAATCGCCACCGCCGTCCAGGACCGGCTGCACTTCGCCGCGTTCGACGTGACCACGAAGGACCGGGCCGAACTCGTCGCGCTGCTCAAGGAGTGGACCCGGGCCGCCGAGCGGATGACGGCCGGTCACGCGGTCGGCGACGGGGCGTACGGCGGCCTGGCCGAGGCCCCGCCGGACGACACGGGCGAGGCGCTGGGTCTCAAACCGTCCCGGCTGACGCTGACGATCGGCTTCGGTCCCTCGCTGTTCGCCAAGGGGCGGTTCGGCCTGGAGGACAAGCGGCCCGACGCGCTCGTCGATCTGCCCAGGTTCCCCGGCGACAACCTGGACGCGGCCCGCAGCGGCGGCGACCTGTGCGTCCAGGCCTGCGCGGACGACCCGCAGGTGGCGGTGCACGCCATCCGCAACCTGGCCAGGATCGGCATGGGCCGCACCGCGATCCGCTGGTCGCAGCTGGGCTTCGGCAAGACGTCCTCGACGACGCCCGGCGCACAGACCCCCCGCAACATGATGGGCTTCAAGGACGGCACCCGGAACATCGCCGGCACCGACACCGCGGCCCTGGACGAGCACGTCTGGGTCGGCGGGAAGGACCGGGCGGGGTGGATGACCGGGGGCTCCTACCTGGTGGCCCGGCGCATCCGGATGCACATCGAGACCTGGGACCGCGCCCCGCTCCAGGAGCAGGAGGACGTCTTCGGCCGCGACAAGGGCGAGGGCGCCCCGGTCGGCAAGGCCAAGGAGCGCGACGAGCCGTTCCTGAAGGCGATGCTGCCGACCGCCCACGTACGGCTCGCGCACCCGGACAGCAACGCCGGGGCGACGATCCTGCGGCGCGGCTACTCCTTCACCGACGGCACGGACGGCCTGGGCCGCCTCGACGCCGGGCTGTTCTTCCTCGCCTACCAGCGCGACACCCGAAAAGCGTTCGTACCGCTCCAGCGGCGGCTGGCGGCACACGACGCGCTCAACGAGTACATCCAGCACGTGGGTTCGGCGCACTTCGCCGTCCCGCCGGGCGTCCGCGACAAGGACGACTGGTGGGGCCGTGCGCTGTTCTCGTAG
- the efeO gene encoding iron uptake system protein EfeO codes for MRAVRFSVVTAAATVAALTAVTGCAEKSDGKGDGAVQVVAKDDACEVSKKKLPAGHVELAVQNKGSKVTEVYVLFPDDRIVAERENIGPGTKATITAEIKAGSYEIACKPGMKGHGIRQKLEVSGGTAAKRSPEMDKAVAAYRTYVQDQADETLPKAKLFTDAVAAGDVEAAKKIYADSRLGWERTEPVAESFGDIDPKVDVREDGLEDGQKWTGWHRLEKALWQDKKLGAEEKALAPTLYKDLLDWQKRVGTAEITPTSMANGAKELLDEVATGKVTGEEERYSHTDLIDFKGNVEGAEKSYELLKPIASKNDAALSATLDKRFAELNKLLDTYRKDKTSYEFTSYEKVGKADRKELSDAVNALAEPLSRLAAAVTK; via the coding sequence ATGCGAGCCGTTCGTTTCTCCGTCGTCACCGCTGCCGCCACCGTGGCCGCTCTGACCGCCGTCACGGGCTGCGCCGAGAAGAGCGACGGCAAGGGTGACGGCGCCGTCCAGGTCGTCGCGAAGGACGACGCCTGCGAGGTGTCGAAGAAGAAGCTGCCGGCCGGGCACGTCGAACTGGCCGTGCAGAACAAGGGTTCCAAGGTCACCGAGGTCTACGTCCTGTTCCCGGACGACCGCATCGTCGCCGAGCGCGAGAACATCGGCCCCGGCACCAAGGCCACCATCACGGCGGAGATCAAGGCCGGTTCGTACGAGATCGCCTGCAAGCCCGGTATGAAGGGCCACGGCATCCGGCAGAAGCTGGAGGTCAGCGGAGGCACCGCGGCCAAGCGCAGCCCCGAGATGGACAAGGCCGTCGCCGCCTACCGCACCTACGTCCAGGACCAGGCCGACGAGACGCTGCCGAAGGCCAAGCTCTTCACGGACGCCGTCGCCGCCGGGGACGTCGAGGCCGCCAAGAAGATCTACGCCGACTCGCGGCTCGGCTGGGAGCGGACCGAGCCCGTCGCCGAGTCCTTCGGTGACATCGACCCGAAGGTCGATGTCCGCGAGGACGGCCTGGAGGACGGCCAGAAGTGGACCGGCTGGCACCGCCTGGAGAAGGCGCTGTGGCAGGACAAGAAGCTGGGTGCCGAGGAGAAGGCCCTCGCGCCGACCCTCTACAAGGACCTGCTCGACTGGCAGAAGCGGGTCGGCACGGCGGAGATCACCCCGACCTCGATGGCCAACGGCGCCAAGGAGCTCCTCGACGAGGTCGCGACCGGCAAGGTCACCGGCGAGGAAGAGCGCTACAGCCATACCGACCTGATCGACTTCAAGGGCAACGTCGAGGGCGCCGAGAAGTCCTACGAGCTGCTGAAGCCGATCGCCTCGAAGAACGACGCGGCGCTGTCGGCCACCCTGGACAAGCGGTTCGCGGAGCTGAACAAGCTGCTGGACACGTACCGCAAGGACAAGACCTCCTACGAGTTCACCTCGTACGAGAAGGTCGGCAAGGCGGACCGCAAGGAACTGTCGGACGCGGTCAACGCACTGGCCGAGCCGCTGTCCCGGCTCGCCGCCGCGGTGACCAAGTAA
- a CDS encoding heme ABC transporter ATP-binding protein, with protein sequence MRTLRNLFAVRDRRLPAPVAPGAPIAEVRGLRVRLGGRQVLDSIELTVHAGEVLALVGPNGAGKSTLLAALAADLPAGSGAVRIDGRPVTDWSAPELALRRAVLPQSAALSFPFPVEDVVRMGRAPWAGTEREDEDDPAVRAAMAATEVTGFAARPFSALSGGERARVALARVLAQRAPLLLLDEPTAALDLRHQELVLRICRERAAAGDAVVVVLHDLGLAAAYADRAAVLHDGRIAVAGPPAEVFTSALLGEVYRQPVEVFPHPRTGVPLVIPDRSS encoded by the coding sequence ATGAGGACGCTGCGGAATCTCTTCGCGGTACGCGACCGGCGGCTCCCGGCACCGGTCGCCCCCGGCGCCCCGATCGCCGAGGTGCGCGGGCTGCGGGTCCGGCTGGGCGGGCGCCAGGTACTCGACTCCATCGAGCTGACGGTGCACGCGGGCGAGGTGCTGGCGCTCGTCGGCCCGAACGGGGCCGGGAAGTCGACGCTGCTGGCCGCGCTCGCCGCCGATCTGCCCGCCGGGAGCGGTGCGGTGCGGATCGACGGGCGGCCCGTCACCGACTGGTCGGCGCCCGAACTCGCCCTGCGCCGGGCCGTGCTGCCGCAGTCCGCGGCGCTCTCCTTCCCGTTCCCGGTGGAGGACGTCGTACGGATGGGGCGTGCGCCCTGGGCCGGTACGGAACGCGAGGACGAGGACGATCCGGCGGTCCGCGCGGCGATGGCGGCCACCGAGGTGACCGGATTCGCCGCGCGCCCGTTCTCCGCACTCTCCGGCGGCGAGCGGGCCCGGGTCGCCCTGGCCCGGGTGCTCGCGCAGCGCGCCCCGCTGCTGCTGCTCGACGAGCCGACCGCCGCGCTCGACCTGCGCCATCAGGAACTGGTGCTGCGGATCTGCCGGGAGCGGGCCGCCGCCGGTGACGCGGTCGTCGTGGTACTGCACGATCTGGGGCTGGCCGCCGCGTACGCGGACCGGGCCGCCGTGCTGCACGACGGGCGGATCGCGGTCGCGGGGCCGCCCGCCGAGGTGTTCACGAGTGCGTTGCTCGGCGAGGTCTACCGGCAGCCGGTCGAGGTGTTCCCGCATCCGCGGACCGGAGTGCCGCTCGTCATACCGGACCGGAGCTCTTGA
- a CDS encoding FecCD family ABC transporter permease: MTAPYDERTRPAGAEAPEASAPPARRSTAVTLTVGLVAALVVCCLLSAGLGAYRIPLGDVLTSVQHRIGLGGHALDRVGESVLWNVRLPRVVLAVLVGASLGCAGALMQGVFGNPLAEPGVIGISAGAAVGAVASIALGLSFFGNWTITVCAFAAGLLTVLLVYALSRSGGRTEVVTLILTGIAVNAFAGALIGLFIFFADNAQITQITFWQLGSLAQATWPKVLAVLPCAVLGLVLAPFYARKLDLLALGERPARHLGVDVERLRVVLVLVVALLTAAAVAVAGIISFVGLLVPHLLRMANGPGHRFLVPGSALGGALVLVAGDLAARTVADPAELPLGVLTALFGSPFFFWLLRRTRRKQGGWA; this comes from the coding sequence GTGACCGCCCCGTACGACGAACGCACCCGGCCGGCCGGGGCAGAGGCCCCGGAAGCGAGCGCGCCCCCCGCCCGGCGCTCCACCGCCGTCACCCTGACCGTCGGGCTGGTCGCGGCCCTGGTCGTCTGCTGTCTGCTCTCCGCCGGACTGGGCGCCTACCGCATTCCGCTGGGCGACGTACTGACCTCCGTGCAGCACCGGATCGGACTCGGCGGGCACGCCCTGGACCGGGTCGGCGAGAGCGTCCTGTGGAACGTACGGCTGCCGAGGGTCGTCCTGGCGGTTCTGGTCGGGGCGTCCCTCGGCTGCGCGGGCGCCCTGATGCAGGGGGTGTTCGGCAATCCGCTCGCGGAGCCGGGCGTCATCGGGATCTCGGCGGGCGCGGCGGTCGGCGCGGTCGCCTCGATCGCCCTCGGGCTGAGCTTCTTCGGCAACTGGACCATCACCGTCTGCGCGTTCGCCGCAGGCCTGCTGACCGTGCTGCTCGTCTACGCGTTGTCGCGGTCGGGCGGCCGGACGGAGGTGGTGACGCTGATCCTCACCGGCATCGCCGTCAACGCCTTCGCGGGCGCGCTGATCGGGCTGTTCATCTTCTTCGCCGACAACGCGCAGATCACCCAGATCACCTTCTGGCAACTCGGTTCGCTGGCCCAGGCCACCTGGCCCAAGGTGCTGGCCGTGCTGCCGTGCGCGGTGCTCGGGCTCGTCCTCGCGCCGTTCTACGCACGGAAGCTGGACCTGCTCGCGCTCGGCGAACGGCCCGCCCGGCACCTGGGCGTCGATGTGGAGCGGCTCCGCGTCGTGCTGGTGCTCGTCGTGGCGCTGCTGACCGCCGCCGCGGTGGCGGTCGCCGGGATCATCTCGTTCGTGGGGCTGCTGGTGCCGCACCTGCTGCGGATGGCGAACGGTCCCGGACACCGCTTCCTCGTCCCCGGCAGTGCGCTCGGCGGTGCGCTGGTGCTGGTCGCGGGCGATCTCGCGGCCCGTACCGTCGCCGATCCGGCCGAACTGCCGCTCGGCGTACTGACCGCACTCTTCGGCAGCCCGTTCTTCTTCTGGCTGCTGCGCAGGACCCGTCGCAAGCAAGGTGGTTGGGCATGA
- a CDS encoding heme/hemin ABC transporter substrate-binding protein — MRFSQDFARPGRDTGQPRRRRTGVATAAISLTTALLLAGCGGTGAPAAKEAGTGATAAAAADRIEPLATVPVTKLPVTVKSTDGERTTITSADRIVPLTGSLSEIVFTLGLGKQVVARDITATFEQAEKLPVVTRAHDVSAESVLSLRPTVVLADTTTGPAEAIGQIRDAGIPLVVVEPATELADVGRRIETVAAALGVPKSGSELAQRTQDRIDAVRTSVPAPADGAKKPRVAFLYLRGSASVYLLGGRESGASSLLEAAGAVDAGKASGLKRDFTAITSEALAKAAPDAILVMSKGLDSVGGVDGLVKIPGVAETPAGMDRRILSIDDGVLLNYGPRTDRVLSDLVAQLHPKDGAAK, encoded by the coding sequence GTGCGCTTCTCGCAGGACTTCGCCCGGCCGGGCCGGGACACCGGGCAACCGAGGCGCAGGCGCACCGGTGTCGCGACGGCCGCGATATCCCTGACGACGGCTCTGCTGCTGGCCGGCTGCGGAGGTACGGGGGCTCCCGCTGCGAAGGAGGCGGGCACCGGGGCCACCGCCGCCGCGGCCGCCGACCGGATCGAACCGCTGGCCACCGTGCCCGTAACGAAGTTGCCCGTCACCGTGAAGTCGACGGACGGCGAGCGGACCACGATCACCTCGGCCGACCGGATCGTGCCGCTGACCGGCAGCCTGAGCGAGATCGTCTTCACCCTCGGCCTCGGCAAGCAGGTGGTGGCCCGCGACATCACCGCCACCTTCGAGCAGGCCGAAAAGCTCCCCGTGGTGACCCGCGCCCACGACGTGTCGGCCGAGAGCGTCCTGTCCCTGAGGCCCACCGTCGTCCTCGCGGACACCACGACCGGCCCGGCCGAGGCCATCGGCCAGATCCGTGACGCCGGGATTCCGCTCGTCGTCGTCGAACCGGCCACGGAACTCGCCGACGTCGGCCGCCGGATCGAGACGGTGGCGGCCGCCCTGGGCGTACCGAAGTCCGGCAGCGAGCTCGCACAGCGCACCCAGGACCGCATCGACGCCGTCCGCACGTCCGTGCCCGCACCGGCCGACGGGGCGAAGAAGCCGCGGGTCGCCTTCCTCTATCTGCGCGGATCCGCCTCCGTCTATCTGCTGGGCGGCCGTGAGTCGGGAGCGAGTTCACTGCTCGAAGCGGCGGGCGCCGTCGACGCCGGCAAGGCATCCGGGCTGAAGCGGGACTTCACCGCCATCACCAGCGAGGCGCTGGCCAAGGCGGCCCCCGACGCGATCCTGGTGATGTCCAAGGGGCTCGACTCGGTCGGCGGTGTCGACGGCCTGGTGAAGATCCCGGGCGTCGCCGAGACCCCGGCCGGCATGGACCGCCGGATCCTCTCCATCGACGACGGGGTGCTGCTGAACTACGGGCCGCGCACCGACCGGGTGCTGAGCGATCTGGTGGCCCAGCTCCACCCGAAGGACGGAGCGGCCAAGTGA
- a CDS encoding HtaA domain-containing protein, with product MPPFRPARALAVALLAVLLGALLPATAAQAADRTVRGGRLDWGIKSSFQSYVTGPIAQGSWSLTGGAATVGGSQFRFHSASGSYDPASGAFSSGFSGGVRFTGHKKSDGSNELDLTISRPAVRIQGGSGTLYADMVSKDRGTGRVTSASRVPLATLGLSGIDMRGGSTPIALNNVPATLTSQGAKSFAGYYTAGTPLDPVSLSVDTSAPAGKPAASKSPERPGSSAKPKGAAGRFEDAAVDWGVRRTFREYVTGSIGQGKWTLAGGAQDGGALFRFPKGQGTYDAKKQALAASFAGSVRFTGAHDLDLTLSRFAVGLKSGKGTLSADVRTGGHTREAVPLITFTAEDFVPKDGLAVLTEAPAKLTAGGAKAFGSLYKAGTAMDPVSLAVAVDAKAKLPALPDLGSEPAPSAQPSDTPGPKATEAATQSAASVADKGSSTGLHLALGGAGVLAAAAVGVLFLVRRNRSTPGTPS from the coding sequence ATGCCGCCGTTCAGACCTGCCCGCGCGCTCGCCGTCGCGCTTCTCGCGGTACTGCTGGGAGCCCTGCTCCCGGCCACCGCCGCGCAAGCGGCGGACCGAACGGTGCGGGGTGGCCGGCTGGACTGGGGCATCAAGTCCTCCTTCCAGAGCTATGTCACGGGCCCCATCGCCCAGGGCAGCTGGAGCCTGACCGGCGGCGCGGCCACGGTCGGCGGCAGCCAGTTCCGCTTCCACTCCGCCTCCGGTTCCTACGACCCGGCGAGCGGCGCGTTCAGCTCCGGCTTCTCGGGCGGTGTCCGCTTCACCGGTCACAAGAAGTCCGACGGCTCCAACGAGCTGGACCTCACGATCAGCCGCCCGGCCGTCCGCATCCAGGGCGGCAGCGGGACCTTGTACGCGGACATGGTCAGCAAGGACCGGGGGACCGGCCGGGTCACGTCCGCCTCCCGGGTGCCGCTGGCCACGCTCGGTCTGTCCGGGATCGACATGAGGGGCGGTTCCACCCCCATCGCCCTCAACAACGTCCCGGCGACGCTGACTTCACAGGGTGCGAAGTCCTTCGCCGGCTACTACACGGCCGGTACGCCACTGGACCCGGTCAGCCTCTCCGTGGACACCTCCGCCCCGGCGGGGAAGCCCGCCGCGTCCAAGTCCCCCGAGCGGCCCGGCAGCAGCGCGAAGCCGAAGGGGGCAGCGGGCCGCTTCGAGGACGCCGCCGTGGACTGGGGCGTGCGCCGCACCTTCCGGGAGTACGTCACCGGCTCGATCGGCCAGGGGAAGTGGACCCTGGCCGGCGGCGCCCAGGACGGCGGTGCGCTCTTCCGCTTCCCGAAGGGGCAGGGCACGTACGACGCGAAGAAGCAGGCCCTGGCCGCCTCCTTCGCGGGCAGCGTCCGATTCACCGGGGCCCATGACCTCGATCTGACGCTCTCCCGGTTCGCGGTGGGGCTGAAGTCGGGCAAGGGCACGCTCAGCGCCGACGTCCGGACCGGGGGCCACACCCGCGAGGCCGTGCCGCTCATCACCTTCACCGCGGAGGACTTCGTACCGAAGGACGGCCTCGCGGTCCTCACGGAGGCCCCCGCGAAGCTGACCGCCGGCGGCGCCAAGGCCTTCGGATCGCTCTACAAGGCGGGCACCGCGATGGACCCGGTCTCGCTCGCCGTGGCCGTCGACGCGAAGGCGAAGCTGCCCGCGCTCCCCGACCTGGGCAGCGAGCCCGCGCCCTCCGCGCAGCCGTCGGACACCCCTGGGCCGAAGGCCACCGAGGCCGCCACGCAGTCCGCTGCGTCCGTGGCGGACAAGGGCTCCTCGACCGGGCTCCACCTGGCCCTCGGCGGCGCCGGTGTGCTCGCCGCGGCCGCGGTCGGCGTGCTGTTCCTCGTACGCCGCAACCGCTCGACGCCGGGCACCCCTTCCTGA
- a CDS encoding HtaA domain-containing protein encodes MAATRRPIALAAAVATAAALGAAFALPAFAAGQSTRDGATAAAPAMELKDGTLDWGFKESFRKYIGAAGRITVKDGATQAAGNGVFTFVNGKGTYDMTTHGTDTAFEGGVNFSAHGGVLDITLSDVKLSTAGTGGAITADVATPQGTQNDVAVADLDLSAVKPGQGAGGAMVFKDIPAKLTKAGSDAFNGQYQAGEVLDPATLTVKAAAAPTEKPTDPGEPTEKPTEKPTDPAEPTEKPTDKPTTQPTQPTPKPSPSVTATDKPAADPGAIVDGTLNWGVKASFRAYVTGPIAHGKVETTGGATASGDGYRFPDATGHFDAGKQTLNAEFDGRVRFLGHREDGAYTLDLSLSNLEIQADGTKGKLIADVSTKDRETKKVTAYTGLAVADLKLPAGGLTAKDGVVTLAAVPATLTSDGTKAFGGLYRAGEQLDALTVSVALDKDAELPSGESSTGGSSTMGGSSTTGGSSTTGGTGGSTTAGTVGGGGTVGGSGALASTGSDIPSGALFAASGLIVAAGAGAVVVARRRRTV; translated from the coding sequence ATGGCAGCCACCCGCCGCCCCATAGCCCTCGCCGCAGCCGTCGCCACCGCAGCCGCCCTCGGGGCCGCCTTCGCCCTCCCGGCTTTCGCGGCCGGCCAGTCCACCCGGGACGGTGCCACCGCGGCCGCCCCGGCCATGGAGCTGAAGGACGGCACGCTGGACTGGGGCTTCAAGGAGTCCTTCCGCAAGTACATCGGCGCCGCGGGCAGGATCACGGTCAAGGACGGCGCCACCCAGGCCGCGGGCAACGGTGTGTTCACCTTTGTCAACGGCAAGGGCACGTACGACATGACCACCCACGGCACCGACACCGCCTTCGAGGGCGGCGTCAACTTCTCGGCCCACGGCGGCGTCCTCGACATCACACTCTCGGACGTCAAGCTGTCCACCGCCGGTACGGGCGGTGCGATCACCGCCGACGTGGCGACCCCGCAGGGCACGCAGAACGACGTGGCGGTCGCGGACCTCGACCTGTCGGCCGTGAAGCCCGGTCAGGGCGCGGGCGGGGCGATGGTCTTCAAGGACATCCCCGCGAAGCTGACGAAGGCGGGCTCCGACGCCTTCAACGGCCAGTACCAGGCGGGCGAGGTCCTCGACCCGGCCACGCTCACGGTGAAGGCGGCCGCGGCCCCGACGGAGAAGCCGACCGATCCGGGCGAACCGACCGAGAAGCCGACCGAGAAGCCGACCGATCCGGCCGAGCCGACGGAGAAGCCGACCGACAAGCCCACCACCCAGCCCACGCAGCCGACGCCGAAGCCCTCCCCGAGCGTCACGGCCACCGACAAGCCGGCCGCCGACCCGGGCGCCATCGTCGACGGCACCCTGAACTGGGGCGTCAAGGCCTCCTTCCGTGCGTACGTCACCGGCCCCATCGCCCACGGCAAGGTCGAGACGACGGGCGGCGCGACCGCGTCCGGCGACGGCTACCGCTTCCCCGACGCCACCGGCCACTTCGACGCCGGCAAGCAGACCCTGAACGCCGAGTTCGACGGCAGGGTCCGCTTCCTGGGTCACCGGGAGGACGGCGCGTACACGCTCGACCTCTCCCTGAGCAATCTGGAGATCCAGGCCGACGGGACCAAGGGCAAGCTCATCGCCGACGTGTCCACCAAGGACCGCGAGACGAAGAAGGTCACCGCCTACACCGGCCTCGCCGTCGCCGACCTCAAGCTGCCCGCCGGCGGACTCACCGCCAAGGACGGCGTGGTGACCCTCGCGGCCGTGCCGGCCACCCTCACCTCCGACGGCACCAAGGCCTTCGGCGGGCTGTACCGGGCGGGTGAGCAGCTCGACGCGCTGACCGTCTCGGTCGCCCTGGACAAGGACGCCGAACTCCCGTCCGGCGAGAGCTCGACCGGCGGCTCGTCCACCATGGGCGGCTCGTCCACCACGGGCGGTTCGTCCACCACGGGCGGTACGGGCGGTTCGACCACCGCCGGCACGGTGGGCGGCGGCGGTACGGTCGGCGGCTCGGGCGCCCTCGCCTCCACCGGCTCCGACATCCCGTCCGGCGCGCTGTTCGCCGCCTCGGGCCTCATCGTGGCGGCCGGCGCCGGAGCGGTCGTCGTGGCCCGTCGTCGCCGCACCGTCTGA